In Hemicordylus capensis ecotype Gifberg chromosome 3, rHemCap1.1.pri, whole genome shotgun sequence, one DNA window encodes the following:
- the TCEANC gene encoding transcription elongation factor A N-terminal and central domain-containing protein translates to MSNKKVIASRADCVEKLLSEKNYHDIGSHLAYFETVDMTADHLQETDVAKAVFRILKNCPSVVLKNKAKHLLSKWKVLYKNHCHQSMQVKSVLSDDAKEGSDHLQVALEKVNSSEELNQHEVLDTSICSSSLPSECHPKDTGCNMIQTSLLSDSCPVGERSPHQDHMATVRCKCTKLLYEALIDSSTNNEENEKNHKIAEEIEQHIFALYAKNDRKYKNCVRSKISNLKNPKNSHLKQSLFRGALSPKTFAAMSAIEMAHHDLKQLRASYTQSFVLEHQLPQTINGTHTNKIKCRRCEKFNCTITVIARGALFLPGWVRNTNPDEQMMTYVICNECGEQWYHSKWICL, encoded by the coding sequence ATGTCTAACAAAAAGGTGATTGCAAGTAGAGCTGATTGTGTAGAAAAATTATTGTCAGAAAAAAATTACCATGATATTGGAAGTCACCTTGCATATTTTGAAACTGTTGATATGACTGCAGACCATCTCCAGGAGACTGATGTTGCCAAAGCTGTGTTCAGAATTCTCAAAAACTGCCCCTCTGTGGTACTGAAAAATAAGGCAAAACATTTACTGTCAAAGTGGAAAGTACTTTACAAGAATCATTGCCATCAATCAATGCAAGTTAAATCAGTGTTGTCTGATGATGCAAAAGAAGGTTCTGATCACCTTCAGGTGGCCCTGGAAAAGGTAAACTCTTCTGAAGAACTGAATCAACATGAAGTATTAGACACTTCCATTTGCAGTAGTAGCCTTCCATCAGAATGCCATCCAAAAGATACTGGATGTAATATGATTCAAACATCACTACTAAGCGATTCTTGTCCTGTTGGTGAAAGAAGCCCACACCAAGATCACATGGCAACTGTGAGGTGTAAATGCACTAAACTTCTTTATGAAGCTTTGATTGACTCTTCAACAAACaatgaagaaaatgaaaagaatCACAAAATAGCTGAAGAAATTGAACAGCATATTTTTGCACTTTATGCTAAAAATGATAGAAAATACAAAAACTGTGTCCGAAGCAAAATTTCTAACTTGAAAAATCCTAAAAATTCTCACTTGAAACAGAGCCTTTTTAGAGGGGCTTTGAGTCCAAAGACATTTGCTGCTATGTCTGCAATAGAAATGGCACACCATGACCTGAAGCAGCTGAGGGCTTCATACACACAATCATTTGTTCTGGAACATCAGCTTCCCCAAACTATTAATGGTACacatacaaacaaaataaaatgtagaCGCTGTGAGAAATTTAATTGCACTATTACTGTGATTGCCAGGGGAGCTCTCTTCCTTCCTGGTTGGGTGCGAAATACAAATCCAGATGAACAAATGATGACTTATGTAATTTGTAATGAATGCGGAGAGCAATGGTATCACAGCAAATGGATTTGCTTGTGA